In a single window of the Leisingera daeponensis DSM 23529 genome:
- the purL gene encoding phosphoribosylformylglycinamidine synthase subunit PurL: protein MQEPAITPELIANHGLKPEEYDLILEIIGREPTFTELGIFSAMWNEHCSYKSSKKWLRTLPTEGPQVICGPGENAGIVDIGDGDAVVFKMESHNHPSYIEPYQGAATGVGGILRDVFTMGARPIASMNSLSFGETSHPKTRRLVNGVVEGIGGYGNCFGVPCVGGEVRFHPAYNGNCLVNAFAAGLARTDAIFYSAASGVGMPVVYLGAKTGRDGVGGATMASAEFDDTIEEKRPTVQVGDPFTEKRLMEATLELMQTGAVISIQDMGAAGLTCSAVEMGDKGKLGVRLDLEKVPQREENMTAYEMMLSESQERMLMVLKPELEAEARAVFEKWDLDFAIVGETIAEDRFLIMHNGEVKADLVLSKLSSTAPEYDRPWVETPAPAPLTDADVPAIDPIDGLKALLSSPNYAGKQWVYEQYDTTVMGDTQRRPGAGSGIVRVHGTGKKLAFTSDVTPRYVKANPFEGGKQAVAEAYRNLTAVGAKPLATTDNLNFGNPEKPEIMGQFVGAIKGIGEAVAALDMPIVSGNVSLYNETDGKGILPTPTIGAVGLIAAGEEPIIGEARDGHVALLVGETTGHLGQSALLAEVFNREDGDAPAVDLEAEKRNGEFIRANRDLIKACTDLGDGGLALAAFEMAEEAGVGVQIDAGDTPTVFGEDQARYLIACNFDQAEALMLAAGQAGVTVTTVGKFGGDMVKIGGSEASLAELKEIFRSSFAAAVA, encoded by the coding sequence ATGCAGGAACCCGCCATCACGCCTGAATTGATTGCCAATCACGGGCTGAAGCCCGAGGAATACGATCTGATCCTCGAAATCATCGGGCGGGAGCCGACCTTCACCGAGCTGGGCATCTTCTCGGCGATGTGGAACGAGCACTGCTCTTATAAATCCTCCAAGAAATGGCTGCGCACCCTGCCGACCGAAGGCCCGCAGGTGATCTGCGGCCCCGGCGAGAACGCGGGCATCGTGGACATCGGCGACGGCGATGCCGTTGTTTTCAAGATGGAAAGCCACAACCACCCCTCTTACATCGAACCCTACCAGGGCGCGGCAACCGGGGTTGGCGGCATTCTGCGGGATGTCTTCACCATGGGCGCGCGGCCCATCGCCTCGATGAACTCGCTGTCGTTCGGGGAAACATCGCACCCCAAGACCCGCCGGCTGGTCAACGGCGTGGTTGAGGGCATCGGCGGCTACGGCAACTGCTTTGGCGTGCCCTGCGTCGGCGGCGAGGTCCGTTTCCACCCCGCTTACAACGGCAACTGCCTGGTGAACGCATTTGCCGCAGGTCTCGCGCGCACTGACGCGATCTTCTACTCCGCCGCCTCCGGCGTTGGCATGCCGGTTGTGTACCTGGGCGCCAAAACCGGCCGTGACGGCGTTGGCGGCGCCACCATGGCGTCGGCGGAATTCGACGACACCATCGAGGAAAAGCGCCCCACCGTTCAGGTCGGCGACCCCTTCACCGAAAAACGCCTGATGGAAGCCACGCTGGAGCTGATGCAGACCGGCGCGGTGATCTCGATCCAGGACATGGGGGCAGCAGGCCTCACCTGCTCTGCCGTGGAAATGGGCGACAAGGGCAAGCTGGGCGTGCGCCTGGACCTGGAAAAGGTGCCGCAGCGCGAAGAGAACATGACCGCCTACGAGATGATGCTGTCGGAATCCCAGGAGCGGATGCTGATGGTGCTGAAGCCGGAGCTGGAAGCCGAGGCGCGCGCAGTGTTTGAGAAGTGGGATCTGGACTTTGCCATCGTCGGCGAAACCATTGCCGAAGACCGCTTCTTGATCATGCACAACGGCGAGGTGAAAGCCGATCTGGTGCTGTCCAAGCTGTCCTCCACCGCGCCGGAATACGACCGCCCGTGGGTGGAAACCCCTGCGCCTGCGCCGCTGACCGACGCGGATGTGCCGGCCATCGACCCGATCGACGGGCTGAAGGCGCTGCTGTCCTCGCCGAACTATGCGGGCAAGCAGTGGGTCTATGAACAGTACGACACCACCGTGATGGGCGACACCCAGCGCCGTCCGGGCGCGGGCTCCGGCATCGTCCGCGTGCATGGCACCGGCAAGAAGCTGGCGTTCACCTCCGACGTGACCCCGCGCTACGTCAAGGCAAACCCGTTTGAGGGCGGCAAGCAGGCGGTGGCCGAAGCCTACCGCAACCTGACCGCGGTCGGCGCCAAGCCGCTGGCGACCACCGACAACCTGAACTTCGGCAACCCCGAAAAACCGGAGATCATGGGCCAGTTCGTCGGCGCCATCAAAGGCATCGGCGAGGCGGTTGCCGCGCTCGACATGCCGATCGTCTCCGGCAACGTGTCGCTCTACAATGAAACCGACGGCAAGGGCATCCTGCCGACCCCGACCATCGGCGCCGTGGGCCTGATTGCCGCGGGCGAAGAGCCGATCATCGGCGAAGCCCGCGACGGCCATGTGGCATTGCTGGTGGGCGAGACGACCGGCCACCTGGGCCAGTCGGCGCTGCTGGCTGAAGTGTTCAACCGTGAAGACGGCGACGCCCCGGCGGTGGATCTGGAAGCAGAAAAGCGCAACGGCGAGTTCATTCGCGCCAACCGCGATCTGATCAAGGCCTGCACCGACCTCGGCGACGGCGGCTTGGCGCTGGCAGCGTTCGAGATGGCGGAAGAGGCCGGCGTCGGCGTGCAGATCGACGCAGGCGACACCCCGACCGTGTTCGGCGAAGACCAGGCGCGCTATCTGATCGCCTGCAACTTCGACCAGGCCGAGGCGCTGATGCTGGCCGCGGGCCAGGCCGGTGTCACCGTCACCACCGTCGGCAAGTTCGGCGGCGACATGGTGAAGATCGGCGGCTCCGAAGCATCTCTGGCCGAGCTGAAGGAGATCTTCCGCTCCAGCTTTGCCGCTGCCGTGGCCTGA
- a CDS encoding pentapeptide repeat-containing protein — MLDTGLTSAERNPFYLLATTYGEHSTGFDGSFEEKNRRIWNGFMAHTLKPEFREKLAKALEKDPAEFLPLTDQELKHVEDRFDMANISFSELPAPETMHGFSSISFRDLVFQKSVLLSNRIFPFVIDFSRSKFCMNFSMQKSILTAAHFSDAHFQRFAYFNEAKMGNIGWVGNAVEFRNARFCRQASFSKAQLKNADFTKAKFEEAVRFDDTIFYGGCPKFYDAALPEDTVFPLQPENWGFPTPSIDRFGTFKPYTPLQLKIESNSFTALRRRMEELQRPEDAHFFTRMEFRAKGEPKGWYGFLVKLYGWFSNYGYSIGRPLAALGFLLGLGSAAYFGYFISSSSSLVSAPDSPFWTGVGYSISNTFSFFGLGKLVDEGVVGQLPPVLKLFAGIQTVFGLIFSFLLGLGLRNHFRVG, encoded by the coding sequence ATGCTCGATACTGGTTTGACCTCGGCTGAACGCAATCCGTTTTACTTGCTGGCAACGACATACGGTGAACATTCAACTGGTTTTGATGGAAGTTTCGAAGAGAAAAACCGCCGTATCTGGAACGGATTTATGGCGCACACTCTGAAGCCGGAGTTCAGGGAGAAACTGGCGAAAGCACTTGAGAAAGACCCCGCTGAATTTCTCCCCCTTACTGATCAAGAGCTGAAACATGTCGAAGATCGCTTCGACATGGCAAACATCTCTTTCAGCGAACTGCCTGCACCTGAAACTATGCATGGATTTTCCTCAATTTCTTTTCGCGACTTGGTTTTTCAGAAGTCAGTACTGCTTTCCAACAGGATTTTCCCGTTCGTGATTGACTTCAGCAGGTCAAAATTTTGCATGAATTTTTCGATGCAAAAATCTATTTTGACAGCTGCGCATTTTTCGGACGCTCACTTCCAACGCTTTGCCTACTTCAATGAGGCAAAGATGGGCAACATCGGGTGGGTCGGGAACGCTGTGGAATTCAGAAATGCTAGATTCTGTCGGCAAGCAAGTTTTTCAAAAGCCCAGCTCAAGAACGCTGATTTCACAAAGGCCAAGTTTGAAGAAGCCGTTCGATTTGACGACACCATTTTCTACGGTGGCTGTCCAAAATTTTACGACGCCGCGCTTCCCGAAGACACAGTCTTTCCGTTGCAACCTGAAAACTGGGGTTTTCCAACACCCAGTATTGACCGCTTTGGGACTTTCAAACCTTACACCCCACTTCAGCTAAAAATCGAAAGCAACAGCTTCACAGCATTGCGTCGCCGGATGGAAGAATTGCAACGACCAGAAGACGCCCATTTCTTTACGCGGATGGAGTTTAGAGCTAAGGGAGAGCCTAAAGGATGGTATGGGTTCTTGGTTAAGCTTTATGGTTGGTTCTCTAACTATGGATATTCTATTGGCCGTCCGTTGGCTGCGTTAGGCTTCCTCTTAGGTCTCGGCAGCGCTGCTTACTTTGGATATTTTATTAGCTCTTCGTCGTCCCTTGTATCTGCTCCGGATTCCCCCTTTTGGACTGGGGTTGGGTATTCCATTAGCAACACTTTCAGCTTCTTTGGTTTGGGAAAGCTGGTGGATGAAGGGGTTGTAGGGCAACTTCCTCCCGTGCTGAAATTGTTCGCTGGGATACAAACCGTCTTTGGTCTTATCTTTTCGTTTCTACTCGGTTTAGGGCTGCGAAACCACTTTAGGGTTGGGTAA
- a CDS encoding BolA/IbaG family iron-sulfur metabolism protein yields the protein MPMQAHEIEELLRAAFPDAKIQVGGTDGVHMSAMVVDESFRGKNRVQQQRAVYAALKGKMDGPDGDLHALALTTKAPE from the coding sequence ATGCCCATGCAAGCCCACGAAATCGAAGAACTGCTGCGCGCTGCCTTCCCGGATGCCAAGATCCAGGTCGGCGGCACCGATGGCGTTCACATGTCGGCGATGGTCGTCGACGAAAGCTTCCGCGGCAAGAACCGCGTCCAGCAGCAGCGCGCTGTCTATGCCGCGCTGAAAGGCAAGATGGACGGCCCCGACGGCGACCTGCACGCGCTGGCGCTGACCACCAAGGCGCCTGAGTAA
- a CDS encoding LysR family transcriptional regulator: protein MDWDKLRIFHAVADAGSLTHAGDKLNLSQSAVSRQIRALEESLNATLFHRHARGLILTEQGELLFDATQSMSARLEAASARIRDSEEEVFGELRVTTTVGFGTLWLAPRLTKLYEQYPNLKIDLMLEERVLDLPMREADVAIRMKEPSQADLVRKRLMTVRMGLYATPAYLEKHGNLETSADISQHRLICQNQRSAQVGSAAVLGKKLMAEDPASLLTVNNYFGVLQGVLHNLGIGILPDYVTEEFPQLVEVLPDEDQNEVPVYLAYPEELRHSQRVGAFRDFVQSEIMEHRKHMKALGKL from the coding sequence ATGGATTGGGACAAGCTCAGAATATTTCACGCGGTGGCGGACGCGGGCAGCCTGACCCATGCCGGCGACAAGCTGAACCTGTCGCAATCGGCGGTCAGCCGCCAGATCCGGGCGCTGGAAGAGAGTTTGAACGCCACTCTGTTTCACCGTCACGCGCGCGGGCTGATTCTCACCGAACAGGGTGAGCTGCTGTTTGACGCCACCCAGTCCATGTCGGCGCGGCTGGAGGCGGCCTCTGCCCGTATCCGCGACAGCGAAGAAGAAGTGTTCGGCGAATTGCGGGTGACCACCACCGTGGGCTTTGGCACCCTGTGGCTGGCGCCGCGGCTGACCAAACTGTATGAGCAGTACCCCAACCTCAAGATCGACCTGATGCTGGAGGAACGGGTGCTGGACCTGCCGATGCGCGAAGCCGATGTGGCCATCCGCATGAAGGAGCCGAGCCAGGCCGATCTGGTGCGCAAGCGGCTGATGACCGTGCGCATGGGGCTTTATGCGACGCCGGCCTATCTGGAGAAGCACGGCAATCTGGAAACATCCGCCGACATTTCACAGCACCGGCTGATCTGCCAGAACCAGCGCTCGGCCCAGGTGGGCTCTGCCGCGGTTCTGGGCAAGAAGCTGATGGCGGAGGATCCGGCATCTCTGCTGACCGTCAACAACTATTTCGGCGTGCTGCAGGGGGTGCTGCACAATCTGGGCATCGGCATTCTGCCCGACTATGTGACAGAAGAATTCCCGCAGCTTGTCGAGGTGCTGCCGGACGAGGACCAGAACGAGGTTCCGGTCTACCTCGCCTATCCGGAAGAACTGCGCCATTCGCAGCGGGTCGGCGCGTTCCGCGATTTCGTGCAATCCGAGATCATGGAACACCGCAAGCATATGAAGGCGCTGGGCAAGCTGTAA
- a CDS encoding indolepyruvate ferredoxin oxidoreductase family protein, whose protein sequence is MSTQKISLNDKYDLTKSPVLLNGTQALVRLMLMQKHRDKAAGLNTAGLVTGYRGSPLGAVDLQMSRAEKHLKAADVTFQYGLNEDLAVTALWGAQQAEVRGEGKYDGVFGLWYGKGPGVDRSGDALRHANMAGTSKHGGVLLAMGDDHTGESSTVLHQSEWSLLDCYLPIVSPAGVQEILDYGIYGYALSRFSGLWVGLKTMKDTIEVTSVVDARPDRMQLVAPDFEMPADGLNIRLDDDRFRQENRIIDYKRFAAEAFSHANKMDKRMWGKPGAKIGFVAAGKNWLDLVHALKLLNIDENMAERLGITTYKVGQTWPMDMKGFNDWAEGLDLIVVVEEKRKLIEIQIKEAIFDNRKGRRVYGWYKGGAGSMHRDELFPTRYALDPIMIAEKLGSILIEEGRETEAIRAGMAALDDARRADNAEEIATRLPYFCSGCPHNSSTKLPEGSRAYAGIGCHFMVQWMDRETTGFTHMGGEGVNWVGEAPFSKRKHVFQNLGDGTYNHSGVQAIRAALAEGTTITYKILYNDAVAMTGGQQAEGGLTAQQIAHELKAMGVKTIAVVYDEKEDVDAALFPAGMRMHERAEMMKIQREFEQIEGVSAIIYIQTCAAEKRRRRKRGQFPDPDQRVFINSDVCEGCGDCGVQSNCVSIVPKDTELGRKRAIDQSSCNKDFSCLNGFCPSFVTVEGAKIRKEATAAIDLPHLPKPELPAIDGTHNVVITGVGGTGVVTIGAVLAQAAQIDGKGAGLMEMAGLAQKGGAVHIHCRIAEKPEDISAIRVATGEAHALIGGDLVVSAGAKTLGLTTTGQTGAVVNSHEIITGEFTRNTEFAIPTDRLEVALQARLRERLDLFDASELARVTMGDSIFSNMMVFGGAWQKGLVPVSHEAIEQAIEMNGAAVERNKRAFDIGRWAVLHPEEAARLIQPKVVQKPKTLDEKIAFRADHLVAYQGKGLAKRYARLLDGISDPALKEAVAKGYHKLLSYKDEYEVARLLLDSRAKAEEAFEGDLKLSYHLAPPMLGGTDPNGRPQKRKFGAGMERGFRVLAKLKRLRGTPLDIFGYTEERKMERALIKQYEADMQEWLPKAAPEIMEPLLALAELPLQIRGFGPVKMANEQKAAKRREELLAALRQGGTAVKQAAE, encoded by the coding sequence ATGAGCACGCAAAAGATCTCACTCAATGATAAATACGATCTGACCAAATCGCCGGTTCTGCTGAACGGCACTCAGGCGCTGGTGCGGCTGATGCTGATGCAGAAGCACCGCGACAAGGCGGCAGGCCTCAACACGGCCGGTCTGGTCACCGGCTACCGCGGCTCGCCGCTGGGCGCGGTGGACCTGCAGATGAGCCGTGCGGAAAAGCACCTGAAGGCGGCGGATGTCACCTTTCAGTACGGTCTGAACGAGGATCTGGCGGTCACCGCGCTCTGGGGTGCGCAGCAGGCCGAGGTGCGCGGCGAGGGCAAATACGACGGCGTCTTCGGCCTGTGGTACGGCAAGGGTCCGGGCGTCGACCGCTCCGGCGACGCGCTGCGCCATGCCAACATGGCCGGCACCTCCAAGCACGGCGGCGTCCTGCTGGCGATGGGCGACGACCACACCGGCGAAAGCTCCACCGTGCTGCACCAGTCGGAATGGTCGCTCCTGGACTGCTACCTGCCGATCGTCAGCCCCGCGGGCGTGCAGGAGATCCTGGACTACGGCATCTACGGCTATGCGCTCAGCCGCTTCTCCGGCCTTTGGGTCGGCCTCAAGACCATGAAGGACACCATCGAGGTGACCTCGGTCGTTGACGCCCGCCCGGACCGGATGCAGCTGGTCGCGCCCGACTTCGAGATGCCCGCCGACGGGCTGAACATCCGCCTGGACGACGACCGCTTCCGCCAGGAAAACCGCATCATCGACTACAAGCGCTTTGCGGCAGAGGCGTTCAGCCACGCCAACAAGATGGACAAGCGCATGTGGGGCAAGCCCGGCGCCAAGATCGGCTTTGTCGCCGCCGGCAAGAACTGGCTCGACCTGGTGCACGCGCTGAAGCTGTTGAACATCGACGAAAACATGGCAGAGCGCCTCGGCATCACCACCTACAAGGTGGGTCAGACCTGGCCAATGGACATGAAGGGCTTCAACGATTGGGCCGAAGGGCTGGACCTGATTGTCGTGGTCGAGGAAAAGCGCAAGCTGATCGAGATCCAGATCAAGGAAGCGATCTTTGACAACCGCAAGGGCCGCCGCGTCTATGGCTGGTACAAGGGCGGCGCCGGCAGCATGCACCGCGACGAGCTGTTCCCGACCCGCTACGCGCTCGACCCGATCATGATTGCAGAGAAACTGGGCAGCATCCTGATCGAGGAGGGCCGCGAGACCGAGGCGATCCGCGCCGGCATGGCCGCGCTGGATGACGCCCGCCGCGCCGACAACGCCGAGGAAATCGCGACCCGTCTGCCCTATTTCTGCTCCGGCTGCCCGCACAACTCCTCCACCAAGCTGCCGGAAGGCTCCCGCGCCTATGCCGGTATCGGCTGCCACTTCATGGTGCAGTGGATGGACCGCGAAACCACCGGCTTCACCCATATGGGCGGCGAGGGCGTCAACTGGGTCGGCGAGGCGCCGTTCTCCAAGCGAAAGCACGTGTTCCAGAACCTGGGCGACGGCACCTACAACCACTCCGGCGTGCAGGCGATCCGGGCGGCATTGGCCGAAGGCACCACCATCACCTACAAGATCCTGTATAACGACGCGGTGGCGATGACCGGCGGCCAGCAGGCCGAGGGCGGGCTGACGGCGCAGCAGATCGCGCATGAGTTGAAGGCGATGGGCGTCAAGACCATTGCGGTGGTCTATGACGAGAAGGAGGACGTGGACGCCGCCCTGTTCCCGGCCGGCATGCGGATGCACGAGCGCGCCGAGATGATGAAGATCCAGCGCGAGTTCGAACAGATCGAGGGCGTGTCCGCGATCATCTACATCCAGACCTGCGCCGCCGAGAAACGCCGCCGCCGCAAGCGCGGCCAGTTCCCGGATCCGGACCAGCGTGTGTTCATCAACTCCGACGTCTGCGAAGGCTGCGGCGATTGCGGGGTGCAGTCCAACTGCGTCTCCATCGTGCCCAAGGACACCGAGCTGGGGCGCAAACGCGCCATTGATCAGTCGTCCTGCAACAAGGACTTCTCCTGCCTCAACGGCTTCTGCCCGTCCTTCGTGACGGTGGAAGGTGCCAAGATCCGCAAGGAAGCCACCGCCGCCATCGACCTGCCGCATCTGCCGAAACCGGAGCTGCCGGCAATCGACGGCACTCATAACGTGGTGATCACCGGCGTCGGCGGCACCGGCGTTGTCACCATCGGCGCAGTGCTGGCGCAGGCGGCGCAGATCGACGGCAAGGGCGCCGGCCTGATGGAAATGGCCGGCCTCGCCCAGAAGGGCGGCGCGGTGCATATCCATTGCCGGATTGCCGAGAAGCCCGAGGATATCTCAGCCATCCGCGTTGCCACCGGCGAAGCCCATGCGCTGATCGGCGGCGACCTGGTGGTAAGTGCGGGCGCCAAGACCCTGGGCCTGACCACAACCGGCCAGACCGGCGCGGTGGTGAACAGCCACGAGATCATCACCGGCGAATTCACCCGCAATACCGAGTTCGCGATCCCCACCGACCGGCTGGAGGTCGCGTTGCAGGCCCGCCTGCGCGAGCGGCTGGACCTGTTTGACGCCTCCGAACTGGCGCGCGTGACCATGGGCGACTCGATCTTCTCCAACATGATGGTGTTCGGCGGCGCCTGGCAGAAGGGGCTGGTGCCCGTCAGCCATGAAGCCATCGAACAGGCGATCGAGATGAACGGCGCCGCAGTGGAGCGCAACAAGCGCGCCTTTGACATCGGCCGCTGGGCGGTGCTGCACCCGGAAGAGGCCGCACGGCTGATCCAGCCCAAGGTGGTGCAAAAGCCCAAGACGCTGGACGAGAAAATCGCCTTCCGCGCCGATCATCTGGTCGCCTATCAGGGCAAGGGCCTGGCCAAGCGCTATGCCAGGCTCCTGGACGGCATCAGCGACCCCGCGCTGAAGGAAGCGGTGGCAAAGGGCTATCACAAGCTGTTGTCCTACAAGGACGAATACGAGGTCGCCCGCCTGCTGCTGGACAGCCGCGCCAAGGCGGAAGAGGCGTTTGAAGGCGATCTCAAGCTCTCCTACCACCTGGCCCCGCCGATGCTGGGCGGCACCGATCCGAACGGCCGCCCGCAAAAGCGCAAGTTCGGCGCCGGCATGGAGCGCGGCTTCCGCGTGCTGGCCAAGCTGAAACGCCTGCGCGGCACGCCGCTCGACATCTTCGGCTACACCGAAGAGCGCAAGATGGAGCGGGCGCTGATCAAGCAGTATGAGGCCGACATGCAGGAATGGCTGCCGAAAGCCGCGCCTGAGATCATGGAGCCGCTGCTGGCGCTGGCCGAACTGCCGCTGCAGATCCGCGGCTTCGGTCCGGTGAAGATGGCGAACGAGCAAAAGGCCGCCAAACGCCGCGAGGAGCTGCTGGCAGCCCTGCGTCAGGGCGGAACAGCGGTGAAACAGGCCGCTGAATAA
- the grxD gene encoding Grx4 family monothiol glutaredoxin, whose product MTDAKTRIDETVKAHDVVLYMKGTKEMPQCGFSSRVAAVLNYIGVDYTDVNVLADEEIRSGIKEYSDWPTIPQLYVKGEFVGGCDIITEMALSSELDTLFEDNGISFNKEAADKIREANA is encoded by the coding sequence ATGACCGACGCAAAAACCCGCATCGACGAAACCGTCAAAGCCCATGATGTTGTGCTTTACATGAAAGGCACCAAGGAAATGCCGCAGTGCGGCTTCTCCTCGCGCGTGGCGGCGGTGCTGAACTATATCGGCGTCGACTACACCGACGTGAACGTGCTGGCGGACGAAGAGATCCGTTCGGGCATCAAGGAATATTCCGACTGGCCGACCATCCCGCAGCTTTACGTCAAGGGCGAATTCGTCGGCGGCTGCGACATCATCACCGAGATGGCCCTGTCGTCGGAGCTCGATACCCTGTTTGAGGACAACGGCATTTCCTTCAACAAGGAAGCAGCCGACAAGATCCGCGAAGCCAACGCCTGA
- the tkt gene encoding transketolase yields the protein MDLTALRTANPEHWNKAAAIRALALDAVAAANSGHTGMPIGMADVATVLFEKHLKFDASNPSWPDRDRFILSAGHGSMLIYSLLYLVGDSQVTLDQIKNFRQMGAITAGHPENFLVDAVEVTTGPLGQGISNAVGFAMAEEMQRAHYGKKVVDHYTYVIAGDGCLMEGISQEAIGLAGRHQLGKLIVFWDNNNITIDGTVDLSDRTNQVQRFKASGWQVLEIDGHDPKAIDEAIEAAKKSKKPSMIACKTHIALGHAAQDTSKGHGALTDPEQLQAAKDAYGWTGGAFEVPAEIKSQWEEIGARGKSEREAWEARFAELSQQKQDRFNRAYALDAPKKLSATIKALKKQVSETQPSVATRKSSEMVLEVINPIMPETVGGSADLTGSNNTKTGDLGVFDTDNRKGRYVYWGIREHGMAAAMNGMALHGGMRPYGGTFFCFTDYARPAMRLAALSKIPTVFVMTHDSIGVGEDGPTHQPVEHLAICRATPNTYVFRPADTVETAEAWEIALTAKETPSVLALTRQNLPTVRTEHKLSNMVEKGAYVLAEAENKRQVILIATGSEVSVAMEAKAKLEAEGIGTRVVSMPCMELFAQQDEAYRRKVLPAGPVRVGIEAAVRAGGWDRWLLGERGQEKKAGFVGMDRFGASAPAGELFEKFGIAAEGTVAKVKELLG from the coding sequence GTGGACCTGACAGCCCTGCGCACCGCCAATCCCGAGCATTGGAACAAGGCCGCCGCCATCCGCGCGCTGGCCCTGGACGCCGTCGCCGCCGCCAACTCCGGCCACACCGGTATGCCCATCGGCATGGCCGATGTGGCGACCGTTCTGTTTGAAAAACATCTCAAATTTGATGCATCCAACCCGTCCTGGCCGGACCGCGACCGGTTCATCCTGTCGGCGGGCCACGGTTCGATGCTGATCTATTCGCTGCTCTATCTTGTCGGCGACAGCCAGGTCACTCTGGATCAGATCAAGAACTTCCGCCAGATGGGCGCGATCACCGCGGGCCACCCTGAGAACTTCCTGGTCGACGCTGTCGAAGTGACCACCGGCCCGCTGGGCCAGGGTATCTCCAACGCCGTCGGCTTTGCCATGGCAGAGGAAATGCAGCGCGCCCATTACGGCAAGAAAGTCGTCGATCACTACACCTATGTGATTGCCGGCGACGGCTGCCTGATGGAAGGCATCAGCCAGGAGGCCATCGGCCTTGCAGGCCGCCACCAGCTGGGCAAGCTGATTGTCTTCTGGGACAACAACAACATCACCATCGACGGCACCGTTGACCTCAGCGACCGCACCAACCAGGTGCAGCGCTTCAAGGCGTCGGGCTGGCAGGTTCTGGAAATCGACGGCCACGACCCCAAGGCCATCGACGAGGCCATCGAGGCGGCCAAGAAATCCAAGAAGCCTTCGATGATCGCCTGCAAGACCCACATCGCCCTGGGCCACGCCGCGCAGGACACCTCCAAGGGCCATGGCGCGCTGACCGATCCCGAGCAGCTGCAGGCGGCCAAGGACGCCTATGGCTGGACCGGCGGCGCGTTCGAGGTGCCGGCAGAGATCAAGTCCCAGTGGGAAGAAATCGGCGCCCGCGGCAAATCCGAGCGCGAAGCCTGGGAAGCCCGTTTTGCGGAGCTGTCGCAGCAGAAGCAGGACCGCTTCAACCGCGCCTATGCGCTGGACGCCCCCAAGAAGCTGTCGGCCACCATCAAGGCGCTGAAAAAGCAGGTCTCCGAGACCCAGCCATCGGTTGCCACCCGCAAATCGTCGGAAATGGTGCTGGAAGTGATCAACCCGATCATGCCGGAAACCGTGGGCGGCTCCGCCGACCTCACCGGCTCCAACAACACCAAGACCGGCGACCTGGGCGTCTTTGACACCGACAACCGCAAGGGCCGCTATGTCTACTGGGGCATCCGCGAGCACGGCATGGCCGCGGCGATGAACGGCATGGCGCTGCACGGCGGTATGCGCCCCTATGGCGGCACCTTCTTCTGCTTCACCGACTATGCCCGCCCGGCGATGCGCCTGGCCGCCCTGTCGAAGATCCCGACCGTGTTCGTGATGACCCACGACTCGATCGGCGTCGGCGAAGACGGCCCGACCCACCAGCCGGTTGAACACCTGGCAATCTGCCGCGCGACCCCGAACACCTATGTGTTCCGCCCGGCCGACACCGTGGAAACCGCCGAGGCCTGGGAGATTGCCCTGACCGCCAAGGAAACCCCCTCGGTTCTGGCCCTGACCCGTCAGAACCTTCCGACCGTGCGGACCGAGCACAAGCTCAGCAACATGGTGGAAAAAGGCGCCTACGTGCTGGCTGAGGCCGAGAACAAGCGCCAGGTGATCCTGATCGCCACCGGCTCCGAAGTCTCCGTTGCGATGGAAGCCAAGGCCAAGCTGGAGGCCGAGGGCATCGGCACCCGCGTCGTCTCCATGCCCTGCATGGAGCTGTTTGCGCAGCAGGACGAAGCCTACCGCCGCAAGGTTCTGCCCGCAGGCCCGGTACGCGTCGGCATCGAGGCCGCCGTGCGCGCCGGCGGCTGGGACCGCTGGCTGCTGGGCGAGCGCGGCCAGGAGAAGAAAGCCGGTTTCGTCGGAATGGACCGTTTCGGCGCGTCTGCGCCTGCAGGCGAGCTGTTCGAGAAGTTCGGTATCGCCGCTGAGGGCACTGTCGCCAAGGTGAAAGAGCTGCTGGGCTGA
- a CDS encoding cell division protein ZapA has translation MPEVTIHIGGRGFEVSCQEGEESYLHSAAKMLDDEAQVLSDQIGRMPEARMLLMAGLMLADKTAAVEDRIKEVEAELAERMQELEALKNAPPPEPERVEVAVVPPQVTESLAELAARTEALAQQVEEQAAS, from the coding sequence ATGCCCGAAGTGACCATTCATATCGGCGGCCGCGGCTTTGAAGTGTCCTGCCAGGAGGGCGAGGAAAGCTATCTGCATTCCGCCGCCAAGATGCTGGACGACGAGGCGCAGGTTCTGTCCGACCAGATCGGCCGGATGCCCGAGGCGCGGATGCTCTTGATGGCGGGGCTGATGCTGGCCGACAAGACCGCCGCGGTCGAAGACCGGATCAAGGAAGTTGAGGCCGAACTGGCCGAGCGCATGCAGGAGCTGGAAGCGCTGAAAAACGCTCCGCCGCCAGAGCCCGAACGGGTTGAGGTGGCGGTGGTGCCGCCGCAAGTGACCGAAAGCCTGGCCGAACTGGCCGCCCGCACCGAGGCGCTGGCCCAGCAGGTCGAGGAACAGGCGGCAAGCTGA